From Amphiprion ocellaris isolate individual 3 ecotype Okinawa chromosome 2, ASM2253959v1, whole genome shotgun sequence, a single genomic window includes:
- the prrg1 gene encoding transmembrane gamma-carboxyglutamic acid protein 1, producing MGSVFLPADAAHSVLRRLRRANFLLEEMKQGNIQRECREEVCTYEEAREAFENEEKTRRFWDEYVRESSPSGGLETVVGGIHSLYLIVPLLLVVLIIAAIAITMWRCHSRKRSQRSPSLGHSHHNHVLSVVSMDQWGRDYHHGDQSELSLHSSPAYPGSELTSGRGGAGDPPPSYEEAVGHTDVQIETEPPPQYDDIINTSSTSGRGK from the exons ATGGGGAGTG TGTTCCTGCCGGCGGACGCAGCCCACTCGGTGCTGCGACGGCTGCGCAGGGCCAACTTCCTGCTGGAGGAGATGAAGCAGGGCAACATCCAGAGGGAGTGTCGGGAGGAGGTGTGCACCTATGAGGAGGCCAGGGAGGCTTTCGAGAACGAGGAGAAGACG AGGCGGTTCTGGGATGAGTACGTTCGGGAAAGCAGCCCGTCTGGAGGTCTGGAGACAGTGGTCGGAGGGATCCACTCCCTCTACCTGATCGTGCCGCTGCTGCTGGTTGTGCTCATCATCGCTGCCATCGCCATCACCATGTGGCGATGTCACTCCCGCAAGCGCTCACAGCGCAGCCCCAGCCTGGGACACTCGCACCACAACCACGTCCTGTCGGTGGTCTCCATGGACCAGTGGGGGCGGGATTACCACCATGGTGACCAATCAGAACTCAGCCTCCACAGCAGCCCAGCTTACCCAGGCTCAGAGCTGACGTCGGGGAGAGGAGGCGCCGGAGACCCGCCGCCGTCTTACGAAGAGGCCGTCGGCCACACGGACGTCCAGATAGAGACGGAGCCTCCGCCACAGTACGACGATATCATCAACACCAGCTCCACCAGCGGCCGAGGGAAGTAA
- the LOC111585773 gene encoding alanine aminotransferase 2-like, giving the protein MTSLQHVNPRARGIRVSPQSFLQSLAEHITQEITQKVHKPFKEVIDVSSGDPHRAGMKPVSFVRQVLAVCLYPELLTDQSFPLDVRLRAQRLLEACDGGSVGSYTASSGLLHVRQSIAEFITKRDAGVPSCAKNVFISSGSQKALMIIVRLLASGEGEIQTGVLTPMPCPHTLPTLLDEGEVALVPYRLVEEQGWAIDLDELHRAVTTARGRCQPRAIYISNPGNPTGHVQTRESIEEVIRFAAAEGLLLFVDEVYQDSMIGLDREFISYKRVLFEMGKEYAETVELVSSHSLSCACIAECGQRAGYMEIVNMDPEVMHFVDTMLCTDISTPVTGQLALDLMLNPPKPGDPSYDTYTQETLLTWTTLSQNAQRALELLSDLPGISCQPAMGGIYLYPRLHLPSEFTQLAKMLEVEADVLYCQKLLEEEGVFVGAGHHGGTTSSHHVRLCVLVPPDTMEEVLTRLCSFHLRLMDGHCDPD; this is encoded by the exons ATGACTTCCCTGCAACACGTCAATCCCAGAGCGAGAGGAATCAGAGTGTCGCCACAAAGTTTTCTCCAAAGTCTGGCTGAGCACATCACACAGGAGATCACACAG AAGGTGCACAAACCCTTTAAGGAGGTGATTGATGTCAGCTCAGGTGATCCTCACAGAGCAGGAATGAAGCCCGTCTCATTTGTTCGACAG GTCTTGGCAGTGTGTTTGTACCCTGAGCTGCTGACAGACCAAAGCTTTCCTCTGGATGTCAGGCTGAGAGCTCAGAGGCTGCTGGAGGCCTGCGATGGCGGAAGTGTGG GTTCATACACTGCTTCCTCTGGGCTGCTTCATGTCAGGCAAAGCATCGCTGAGTTCATCACAAAGCGAGATGCTGGAGTTCCTTCATGCGCCAAAAACGTCTTTATTTCATCTGGTTCTCAAAAGGCACTGATG ATTATTGTGAGGCTGCTGGCCAGTGGAGAGGGGGAGATTCAGACAGGGGTGCTGACCCCCATGCCCTGCCCACACACACTGCCTACTCTGCTGGATGAGGGTGAGGTGGCTCTGGTGCCCTACCGGCTGGTGGAGGAGCAAGGTTGGGCTATAGACCTGGACGAGCTGCACCGAGCTGTGACTACTGCTAGGGGGCGCTGCCAGCCCAGAGCAATTTACATCAGCAACCCAGGAAACCCCACAG GCCACGTGCAAACCAGGGAATCAATAGAGGAAGTGATTCGGTTTGCAGCAGCTGAGGGACTCCTACTGTTTGTTGATGAG GTTTACCAGGACAGCATGATTGGATTGGACAGAGAGTTTATTTCCTATAAGAGAGTCCTGTTTGAGATGGGCAAAGAGTATGCAGAGACTGTGGAGCTGGTCTCCTCCCACTCTTTGTCCTGCGCCTGCATAGCAGA GTGTGGTCAGAGGGCAGGGTACATGGAGATAGTCAACATGGACCCAGAGGTGATGCATTTTGTTGATACCATGCTGTGCACTGACATCTCTACTCCAGTCACAGGGCAGCTCGCTCTGGACCTCATGCTCAACCCACCAAAGCCTGGAGACCCTTCAtatgacacatacacacag GAGACCCTCCTCACTTGGACCACTCTGTCCCAGAATGCTCAGCGGGCTCTGGAGCTCCTGAGTGATCTACCAGGGATCAGCTGCCAGCCAGCGATGGGGGGAATCTACCTTTATCCACGTCTGCATTTACCATCTGAATTTACGCAGCTAGCCAAG ATGCTGGAAGTGGAAGCAGATGTTCTGTACTGTCAGAAGTTACTGGAAGAGGagggtgtgtttgtgggtgcagGGCACCACGGCGGAACAACCAGCAGCCACCATGTGAG GTTATGTGTCCTTGTTCCTCCTGACACCATGGAGGAGGTCCTGACTCGCCTCTGTTCCTTTCACCTTCGCCTCATGGATGGCCACTGTGACCCCGACTAA